From a region of the Zingiber officinale cultivar Zhangliang chromosome 4B, Zo_v1.1, whole genome shotgun sequence genome:
- the LOC121974922 gene encoding NAC transcription factor 32-like, translated as MMNGGELFLPPGFRFHPTDEELVVHYLCRRCATMPIPVPVIAEVDLYKYDPWQLPGMALYGEKEWYFFSPRDRKYPNGSRPNRAAGSGYWKATGADKPIGSPRPVAIKKALVFYSGKPPKGEKTNWIMHEYRLADVDRSARNKNTTLRLDDWVLCRIYLKKGALGKQSNPDRKAKNNRPEVKKAAALVSAAPKTEMICFDSAAPLRRPLGDSSSSEQAVSSPELGGEWEVESERRWEQDWEEWDMDLGLNIVDPEDAGEFPPPSPAFFCDSFQQDLFLYLQNPL; from the exons ATGATGAACGGCGGCGAATTGTTCCTCCCCCCTGGCTTCCGCTTCCATCCCACGGATGAGGAGCTTGTGGTGCACTACCTCTGCCGGCGTTGCGCCACCATGCCCATCCCCGTCCCGGTCATCGCCGAGGTGGACCTGTACAAGTACGACCCCTGGCAGTTACCAG GGATGGCGCTGTACGGGGAGAAGGAGTGGTATTTCTTCTCGCCGCGGGACCGCAAGTACCCTAACGGCTCGCGGCCGAACCGGGCGGCCGGGTCCGGCTACTGGAAGGCCACCGGCGCCGACAAGCCCATCGGTTCACCCAGGCCGGTGGCCATCAAGAAAGCGCTGGTCTTCTACTCCGGGAAGCCGCCCAAGGGCGAGAAGACCAACTGGATCATGCACGAATACCGCCTCGCCGACGTCGATCGCTCCGCCCGCAACAAGAACACCACTCTCCGG TTGGACGATTGGGTGCTCTGCCGCATTTACCTCAAGAAAGGCGCGTTGGGAAAGCAGTCGAATCCGGACCGCAAGGCCAAGAATAACCGGCCGGAAGTAAAAAAGGCTGCGGCGCTCGTTTCGGCGGCGCCGAAGACGGAGATGATCTGCTTCGATTCAGCTGCGCCGCTGCGCCGGCCGCTCGGCGATTCTAGCAGCTCGGAGCAGGCCGTGTCGTCGCCGGAGCTGGGAGGCGAATGGGAAGTCGAGAGCGAGCGCCGCTGGGAGCAGGATTGGGAAGAATGGGATATGGACCTCGGCCTCAACATCGTTGACCCAGAGGACGCCGGCGAGTTTCCTCCTCCGTCGCCAGCCTTCTTCTGCGACTCGTTTCAGCAGGACTTGTTCCTTTACCTCCAAAATCCCCTTTAG